Proteins encoded in a region of the Massilia sp. UMI-21 genome:
- a CDS encoding ABC transporter ATP-binding protein codes for MSEILLNVSGVNKRFGGLQALTEVGIRIERGQIVGLIGPNGAGKTTFFNVITGLYQPDSGRFELAGKPYSPSAPHQVAKAGIARTFQNIRLFGEMSALENVMVGRHVRTRQGVFGAILRHKAARDEEEAIRRRAQELLEFVGIGAYANRTARFLSYGDQRRLEIARALATDPQLLALDEPAAGMNATEKLALRELLVKIKNDGKTVLLIEHDVKLMMGLCDRITVLEYGKQIAEGVPSEIQKNEAVIKAYLGGAHQ; via the coding sequence ATGAGCGAGATCCTCCTGAACGTGAGCGGCGTGAACAAGCGCTTCGGCGGCCTGCAGGCGCTGACCGAGGTCGGCATCCGCATCGAGCGCGGCCAGATCGTCGGCCTGATCGGCCCCAACGGCGCCGGCAAGACCACCTTCTTCAACGTGATCACCGGCCTGTACCAGCCGGACAGCGGCCGCTTCGAACTGGCCGGCAAGCCATATTCGCCCTCGGCCCCGCACCAGGTGGCCAAGGCCGGCATCGCGCGCACCTTCCAGAACATCCGCCTGTTCGGCGAGATGAGCGCGCTGGAGAACGTGATGGTGGGCCGCCACGTGCGCACCCGCCAGGGCGTGTTCGGTGCGATCCTGCGCCACAAGGCGGCGCGCGACGAGGAGGAGGCGATCCGCCGGCGCGCCCAGGAACTGCTGGAGTTCGTCGGCATCGGCGCGTATGCCAACCGCACCGCCAGATTCCTGTCCTACGGCGACCAGCGCCGCCTGGAGATCGCGCGCGCCCTGGCGACCGATCCGCAGCTGCTGGCGCTGGACGAGCCGGCGGCCGGCATGAACGCCACCGAAAAGCTGGCGCTGCGCGAGCTGCTCGTGAAAATCAAGAACGACGGCAAGACGGTGCTGCTGATCGAGCACGACGTCAAGCTGATGATGGGCCTGTGCGACCGCATCACGGTGCTCGAGTACGGCAAGCAGATCGCGGAAGGGGTCCCAAGCGAGATCCAGAAGAACGAGGCCGTGATCAAGGCTTACCTCGGCGGAGCGCACCAATGA
- a CDS encoding CysB family HTH-type transcriptional regulator, with the protein MNFQQLRSVREAARRDFNLTEVANALFTSQPGVSRQIRELEEELRIVIFERNGKRLTGLTPPGKSILKIVERLLVEAENLQQASADFAAQDSGTLTVAVTHTQARYALPQVVQSFRQAFPGVRIALQQSAPEHIAEWVLSGKADIGIATEGLSAFPELVSFPCYRWSHLVVAPDPHPIFSAATPLRLEDLAAYPLITYDVGFTGRSHIDAAFVEAGLAPDIVLTAMDSDVIKQYVALGMGVGIVASMAFDHGRDKGMRAVEASHLFAPNVTRLAVRRGAFLRAYAYHFMERFAQGYTRSDIEKALQAAQ; encoded by the coding sequence ATGAACTTCCAGCAGCTGCGATCCGTGCGCGAGGCCGCACGCCGTGACTTCAACCTGACCGAGGTGGCCAATGCGCTGTTCACCTCGCAGCCTGGCGTGTCGCGCCAGATCCGCGAGCTCGAGGAAGAGCTCCGCATCGTGATCTTCGAGCGCAACGGCAAGCGCCTGACCGGCCTCACGCCGCCGGGCAAGAGCATCCTGAAAATCGTCGAGCGCCTGCTGGTCGAGGCCGAGAACCTGCAGCAGGCCAGCGCCGACTTCGCCGCCCAGGACAGCGGCACGCTGACCGTGGCGGTCACCCACACCCAGGCGCGCTATGCGCTGCCGCAGGTTGTGCAATCGTTCCGCCAGGCCTTCCCGGGCGTGCGCATCGCCCTGCAGCAGAGCGCGCCGGAACACATCGCGGAATGGGTGCTCTCGGGCAAGGCCGATATCGGCATCGCCACCGAGGGCCTGTCGGCCTTCCCCGAGCTGGTTTCGTTTCCGTGCTACCGCTGGAGCCACCTGGTGGTGGCGCCGGACCCGCATCCGATCTTTTCGGCGGCGACGCCGCTGCGGCTGGAAGACCTGGCCGCCTATCCGCTGATTACCTACGACGTCGGCTTCACGGGCCGCAGCCATATCGACGCCGCTTTCGTCGAAGCCGGGCTGGCGCCGGACATCGTGCTCACCGCCATGGATTCGGACGTCATCAAGCAGTACGTGGCGCTGGGGATGGGCGTGGGCATCGTGGCCTCGATGGCGTTCGATCATGGCCGCGACAAGGGGATGCGCGCGGTCGAGGCGTCACACCTGTTCGCGCCGAACGTGACGCGCCTGGCCGTGCGGCGCGGCGCCTTCCTGCGGGCGTATGCGTATCACTTCATGGAGCGCTTTGCGCAAGGCTACACACGGTCGGATATCGAGAAGGCATTGCAGGCGGCGCAGTAG
- a CDS encoding sulfate ABC transporter ATP-binding protein, translating into MTIEVQHIRKQFGQFTALDDVSLQFPDGQLTALLGPSGCGKTTLLRVIAGLEHPDSGAVLLDGQDASHRHVRERQVGFVFQHYALFKHMTVFENVAFGLRVKPRKERPSEQQIRDKVRQLLELVQLDWIADRYPPQLSGGQRQRIALARALAVEPRVLLLDEPFGALDAKVRKELRRWLRRLHDELHVSSIFVTHDQEEALEVADQVVLMNKGRIEQLGTPDAVYNKPASPFVYGFLGNVNLFHGRVHEGVLASGEAQFKAPEHAGVRDGEGIGYVRPHDLDVERYTPGAGDQGGVVARLRRAHAIGPLAQLDLERADNQQLIEAVMPNELFARHGFVEGDTLVLKPRRIDIFVDAGEGI; encoded by the coding sequence ATGACCATCGAAGTCCAACACATCCGCAAGCAGTTCGGCCAGTTCACGGCGCTCGACGACGTGTCGCTGCAGTTCCCCGACGGCCAGCTGACCGCCTTGCTGGGCCCGTCCGGCTGCGGCAAGACCACCCTGCTGCGCGTCATCGCCGGCCTCGAGCACCCCGATTCGGGCGCCGTGCTGCTCGACGGCCAGGACGCCTCGCACCGCCACGTGCGCGAGCGCCAGGTCGGATTCGTGTTCCAGCACTACGCGCTGTTCAAGCACATGACCGTGTTCGAGAACGTCGCGTTCGGCCTGCGCGTCAAGCCGCGCAAGGAGCGCCCGTCCGAACAGCAGATCCGCGACAAGGTGCGCCAGCTGCTCGAACTGGTGCAGCTCGACTGGATCGCCGACCGCTATCCGCCCCAGCTGTCGGGCGGCCAGCGCCAGCGCATCGCACTGGCGCGCGCATTGGCGGTGGAGCCGCGCGTGCTGCTGCTCGACGAGCCCTTCGGCGCGCTGGACGCCAAGGTGCGCAAGGAACTGCGGCGCTGGCTGCGCCGCCTGCACGACGAATTGCACGTGAGCTCGATCTTCGTCACCCACGACCAGGAAGAAGCGCTCGAAGTGGCCGACCAGGTGGTCCTGATGAACAAGGGCCGCATCGAGCAGCTCGGCACGCCCGACGCCGTGTACAACAAGCCGGCCTCGCCCTTCGTGTACGGCTTCCTCGGCAACGTCAACCTGTTCCACGGCCGCGTACACGAAGGCGTGCTGGCCAGCGGCGAGGCGCAATTCAAGGCGCCGGAGCATGCCGGCGTGCGCGACGGCGAGGGCATCGGCTACGTGCGTCCGCACGATCTCGACGTCGAGCGCTACACGCCGGGCGCAGGCGACCAGGGCGGGGTGGTGGCCCGGCTGCGCCGCGCTCACGCGATCGGCCCGCTGGCCCAGCTCGACCTGGAGCGTGCCGACAACCAGCAGCTGATCGAGGCGGTGATGCCCAACGAATTGTTCGCGCGCCACGGCTTCGTCGAGGGCGACACCCTGGTGCTCAAGCCGCGCCGCATCGACATCTTCGTGGACGCCGGCGAGGGCATCTAG
- a CDS encoding nitroreductase, which produces MISSPQQEAVDAAISSRRSIRAFLPTPVERADVERILEVAARAPSGTNTQPWKVYVLTGQARERLSEAILAVNADPEQARRHTEEYPYYPREWVSPFVDRRRKVGWDLYALLGLTRDNKAGMAAQHARNYRFFDAPVGLIFTIDRILEQGSWLDYGMFLQNIMVAARGRGLDTCPQAAFTQYHRVIAQQLGLPENEMVVCGMALGWAAPDKVENSLVTERERVEHFARFIE; this is translated from the coding sequence ATGATTTCCAGTCCGCAACAGGAAGCCGTCGATGCGGCGATCAGCTCGCGCCGTTCGATCCGCGCCTTTCTTCCCACCCCGGTCGAGCGCGCCGACGTCGAGCGCATCCTCGAGGTGGCCGCGCGCGCGCCTTCCGGCACCAACACCCAGCCGTGGAAAGTCTACGTGCTGACGGGACAGGCGCGCGAGCGGCTGTCCGAGGCGATCCTGGCGGTCAACGCCGATCCGGAGCAGGCGCGCCGGCATACCGAGGAATATCCCTACTATCCGCGCGAATGGGTCTCGCCCTTCGTCGACCGCCGCCGCAAGGTGGGCTGGGACCTGTACGCGCTGCTGGGCCTCACGCGCGACAACAAGGCCGGCATGGCGGCCCAGCACGCCCGCAACTACCGCTTCTTCGATGCGCCGGTCGGGCTGATCTTCACGATCGACCGGATCCTGGAGCAGGGCTCCTGGCTCGATTACGGGATGTTCTTGCAGAACATCATGGTGGCGGCGCGCGGCCGCGGCCTCGACACCTGTCCGCAGGCCGCCTTCACACAATACCATCGCGTGATTGCGCAGCAGCTCGGGTTGCCGGAGAATGAAATGGTGGTGTGCGGGATGGCGCTCGGCTGGGCCGCCCCGGACAAGGTCGAGAATTCACTCGTGACCGAGCGCGAGCGCGTCGAGCACTTCGCGCGTTTCATCGAGTGA
- a CDS encoding peroxiredoxin produces MTLRLGDTAPDFEQDSSIGKIRFHEWAGDSWVVLFSHPADFTPVCTTELGLTAKLKPEFDKRNVKAIALSVDPADQHRAWIKDIEETQQTVVGFPIIADADKSVSALYDMIHPEASATATVRSLFVIDPAKKVRLMITYPMSTGRNFDEVLRVIDALQLSDGYTVATPGNWKDGDDVIIPLTVQDPAVLQEKYPKGYTSPRPYLRLTPQPNK; encoded by the coding sequence ATGACCTTACGCCTCGGCGATACCGCCCCCGATTTCGAGCAGGATTCCAGCATCGGCAAGATCCGCTTCCATGAATGGGCGGGCGATTCCTGGGTGGTGCTGTTCTCGCACCCGGCCGACTTCACCCCGGTCTGCACCACCGAGCTGGGCCTGACCGCCAAGCTCAAGCCCGAATTCGACAAGCGCAATGTCAAGGCGATCGCGCTGTCGGTCGACCCGGCCGACCAGCACCGCGCATGGATCAAGGACATCGAAGAGACCCAGCAGACCGTGGTCGGCTTCCCGATCATCGCCGACGCCGATAAATCGGTCTCCGCGCTGTACGACATGATCCACCCGGAAGCCTCGGCTACCGCCACGGTGCGTTCGCTGTTCGTGATCGACCCGGCCAAGAAGGTGCGCCTGATGATCACCTACCCGATGAGCACCGGCCGCAACTTCGACGAAGTGCTGCGCGTGATCGACGCCCTGCAACTGAGCGACGGCTACACCGTGGCCACCCCGGGCAACTGGAAGGACGGCGACGACGTCATCATCCCGCTGACCGTGCAGGATCCGGCTGTTCTTCAGGAGAAATATCCGAAGGGCTATACGTCGCCGCGTCCCTACCTGCGCCTGACTCCCCAGCCGAACAAGTAA
- a CDS encoding diacylglycerol kinase — MSHPISEFKTKRGIARILSACRNTADGLAWAWRSEAAFRQEVVLIAFATVVALLLPVSGFQKLVLIGVLILVLIVEIINSAIEAIVDRISLERHPLSKVAKDMGSAAVALTLLLAFGCWSVVLYSRFF; from the coding sequence ATGTCCCACCCGATCAGCGAATTCAAGACCAAGCGCGGCATCGCGCGCATCCTTTCGGCTTGCCGCAATACCGCGGACGGGCTGGCCTGGGCATGGCGCAGCGAAGCCGCCTTCCGCCAGGAGGTGGTCCTCATCGCGTTCGCCACCGTGGTGGCCCTGCTGCTGCCGGTATCGGGCTTCCAGAAGCTGGTGCTGATCGGCGTGCTGATCCTGGTGCTGATCGTCGAGATCATCAACTCGGCCATCGAAGCCATCGTCGACCGCATTTCGCTCGAACGCCATCCCTTGTCGAAAGTCGCCAAGGACATGGGCAGCGCCGCGGTCGCCCTGACCCTGCTGCTGGCCTTCGGATGCTGGAGTGTGGTGCTGTACAGCCGGTTCTTCTAA
- the cysW gene encoding sulfate ABC transporter permease subunit CysW produces MSAVLDKTKPAPTAPAPARRRSTNVLEPDWVRYLLIAVALGFLTLFLFVPLAAVFTEALKRGWDTYLESIRDPDALAAIKLTLIAAGISVPFNLVFGVAAAWAIAKFEFRGKSILLTLIDLPFSVSPVIAGLMFVLLFGAQGWFGEWLLENDVKILFAVPGIVLATIFITFPFVARELIPLMQQQGTEEEEAALVLGASGWSTFRRVTLPNIKWGLLYGVILCNARAMGEFGAVSVVSGHIRGETNTMPLQVEILYNEYNFTAAFAIASLLALLALVTLVVKSLIEWRLHQARRDTLAATNERIMEHPA; encoded by the coding sequence ATGAGCGCAGTCCTCGACAAGACCAAGCCGGCCCCCACGGCCCCTGCGCCGGCGCGGCGCCGGAGCACCAATGTGCTGGAACCGGACTGGGTGCGCTACCTGCTCATCGCCGTCGCGCTGGGCTTCCTGACCCTGTTCCTGTTCGTGCCGCTGGCGGCGGTGTTTACCGAGGCGCTCAAGCGCGGCTGGGACACCTACCTCGAATCGATCCGCGACCCGGACGCGCTGGCGGCCATCAAGCTCACGCTGATCGCGGCCGGCATCTCGGTGCCGTTCAACCTGGTGTTCGGCGTGGCCGCCGCCTGGGCCATCGCCAAGTTCGAGTTCCGCGGCAAGAGCATTCTCCTGACCCTGATCGACCTGCCGTTCTCGGTCTCGCCGGTGATCGCCGGCCTGATGTTCGTGTTGCTGTTCGGCGCCCAGGGCTGGTTCGGCGAATGGCTGCTTGAAAACGACGTCAAGATCCTGTTCGCGGTGCCCGGCATCGTGCTGGCGACCATTTTCATTACCTTCCCGTTCGTCGCGCGCGAGCTGATTCCGCTGATGCAGCAGCAGGGTACCGAAGAGGAAGAAGCCGCGCTGGTGCTGGGCGCCTCGGGCTGGTCGACCTTCCGGCGCGTGACGCTGCCGAACATCAAATGGGGCCTGCTGTACGGCGTGATCCTGTGCAATGCCCGCGCGATGGGCGAGTTCGGCGCGGTCTCGGTGGTGTCCGGCCACATCCGCGGCGAGACCAACACCATGCCGCTGCAGGTCGAGATCCTCTACAACGAATACAACTTCACGGCCGCGTTCGCGATCGCGTCGCTGCTGGCGCTTCTGGCGCTGGTGACGCTCGTCGTGAAGAGCCTGATCGAATGGCGCCTGCACCAGGCCCGGCGTGACACCCTGGCCGCCACCAACGAACGCATCATGGAGCATCCGGCATGA
- a CDS encoding ABC transporter ATP-binding protein — MNEHILTVSGLKVAYGGIKAVKGLDLEVNKGELVTLIGANGAGKTTTLKAITGTLPPCKVEGEIRYLGQPLRGTPSFRMVQRKLAMVPEGRGVFTRMTIHENLLMGAYTRTDKAGIALDVEQWYAVFPRLKERAGQLAGTLSGGEQQMLAMARALMCRPTLLLLDEPSMGLSPIMVEKIFEVIRDVSQQGITILLVEQNARLALQAAHRGYVMESGSLTMTGDAAQMLDDPRVQAAYLGE, encoded by the coding sequence ATGAATGAACACATCCTGACAGTGTCCGGCCTGAAGGTCGCCTATGGCGGCATCAAGGCGGTCAAGGGCCTCGACCTGGAGGTGAACAAGGGCGAGCTGGTGACCCTGATCGGCGCCAACGGGGCCGGCAAGACCACCACCCTGAAGGCCATTACCGGCACCCTGCCGCCGTGCAAGGTCGAGGGCGAGATCCGCTACCTCGGCCAGCCGCTGCGCGGCACGCCGTCGTTCCGCATGGTGCAGCGCAAGCTCGCCATGGTACCGGAAGGACGCGGCGTGTTCACCCGCATGACGATCCACGAGAACCTCCTGATGGGCGCCTACACGCGCACCGACAAGGCCGGGATCGCACTCGACGTCGAGCAGTGGTATGCCGTGTTCCCGCGCCTGAAGGAGCGCGCCGGCCAGCTGGCCGGCACCCTGTCGGGCGGCGAGCAGCAGATGCTGGCGATGGCGCGCGCCCTGATGTGCCGGCCGACCCTGCTGCTGCTCGATGAACCTTCGATGGGCCTGTCGCCGATCATGGTGGAAAAGATCTTCGAGGTGATTCGCGACGTGTCGCAGCAGGGGATCACGATCCTGCTGGTGGAGCAGAACGCCAGGCTGGCGCTGCAGGCGGCGCACCGCGGCTACGTGATGGAGTCGGGCAGCTTGACCATGACGGGGGATGCGGCGCAGATGCTGGACGATCCGCGGGTGCAGGCGGCGTACTTGGGAGAGTGA
- a CDS encoding peptidase S11, translating to MFKLALAAIVSLLFAFQSVQPVHAAGAGAGAGAGAETRTVKKKVVKKKPRKAAARKSARVKRKDLAQAIADDNRQRMVRRVQMVRGKRKVTYHLARRAAPAAVAVDQRSLGDAAGLRRTADPLSLRSNVAFVLDQNSSEVLFEKNANIALPIASITKLMTGLVVVQAGQDLDQVLRITDADVDRHKYSSSRLPVGARMTRRELLHIALMSSENRAASALGRNYPGGIAAFVQAMNDKARELDMKDTRYVDSSGLSSRNVSSARDLARLVAYAHQEPLLREYSTTPNSVVKASGRPMRYANTNYLVALPDWNIGLQKTGFINEAGRCLVMQAAIHGRNVIMVFLDSKGKMSRTADAGRVRRFLESLAPGKLDVLAPGTLGSTDTAIMHSATVAAPALH from the coding sequence ATGTTTAAACTTGCATTGGCTGCCATCGTTTCGCTGCTGTTTGCGTTCCAGTCGGTTCAACCGGTTCACGCCGCCGGTGCCGGTGCCGGGGCAGGCGCTGGCGCCGAGACCAGGACCGTCAAAAAGAAGGTCGTCAAGAAAAAGCCACGCAAGGCCGCGGCCCGCAAGAGCGCGCGCGTCAAGCGCAAGGACCTGGCCCAGGCCATTGCCGACGACAACCGCCAGCGCATGGTCCGCCGTGTGCAGATGGTGCGCGGCAAGCGCAAGGTTACTTACCACCTGGCGCGCCGCGCCGCGCCCGCCGCCGTGGCGGTCGACCAGCGCAGCCTTGGCGACGCCGCCGGATTGCGCCGTACCGCCGACCCGCTGTCGCTGCGTTCCAACGTCGCCTTCGTGCTCGACCAGAATAGCTCGGAAGTGCTGTTCGAAAAGAACGCCAATATCGCCCTCCCGATCGCCTCGATCACCAAGCTCATGACCGGCCTGGTCGTGGTACAGGCCGGGCAAGACCTCGACCAGGTCCTGCGCATCACCGACGCCGACGTCGACCGACACAAGTATTCGAGTTCGCGCCTGCCGGTGGGGGCGCGCATGACGCGCCGCGAACTGCTGCACATTGCCCTGATGAGTTCGGAAAACCGGGCGGCCTCGGCGCTCGGACGCAACTACCCGGGCGGCATCGCGGCCTTTGTCCAGGCCATGAACGACAAGGCGCGCGAACTGGACATGAAGGATACCCGCTACGTCGATTCGAGCGGCCTGTCGAGCCGCAACGTGTCGAGTGCGCGCGACCTGGCGCGGCTGGTTGCCTATGCCCACCAGGAGCCGCTGCTGCGCGAATATTCCACCACGCCGAACTCGGTCGTGAAGGCAAGCGGCCGTCCGATGCGTTATGCGAACACCAACTACCTGGTGGCGCTGCCCGACTGGAACATCGGCCTGCAGAAAACCGGCTTCATCAACGAAGCGGGGCGCTGCCTGGTGATGCAGGCGGCCATCCATGGCCGCAATGTGATCATGGTGTTCCTGGATTCGAAAGGCAAGATGTCGCGCACTGCCGACGCCGGGCGGGTACGCCGCTTCCTGGAATCGCTTGCCCCCGGCAAGCTCGATGTGCTGGCGCCGGGTACCCTGGGCAGCACCGATACGGCGATCATGCACAGCGCCACCGTGGCGGCGCCCGCACTGCACTGA
- a CDS encoding sulfite exporter TauE/SafE family protein, which produces MSTTYIIAGFAVGLLVGMTGVGGGSLMTPLLTLLFGVSPSVAVGTDLAFASITKGVGTVTHRFNRTVQWPIVGRLCLGALPAALLATLALKYVGGLDARIGQIIRYAIAGSVMLTVVALMFRARMLAWVHAKPGRQLQGRALTNATVVSGAVLGVLVTVSSIGAGAIGATLLVMLYPRLTSAEVAGTDIAYAVPLTAIAAVGHWWLGSIDWMLLLTLLIGSVPGITLGAMAARKVPERVLRGLLATTLTGVAAKLVF; this is translated from the coding sequence ATGTCGACGACATACATCATCGCAGGGTTTGCAGTAGGGCTACTGGTCGGCATGACCGGCGTGGGCGGCGGTTCGCTCATGACACCGCTGCTCACGCTCCTGTTCGGCGTGTCGCCCTCGGTCGCGGTCGGCACCGACCTGGCCTTCGCCTCGATCACCAAGGGTGTCGGCACCGTCACCCACCGCTTCAACCGTACCGTCCAATGGCCGATCGTCGGCCGCCTGTGCCTGGGCGCCTTGCCGGCCGCGCTGCTCGCGACGCTGGCGCTGAAGTATGTCGGCGGGCTCGATGCCCGGATCGGCCAGATCATCCGCTATGCGATCGCAGGCTCCGTGATGCTGACCGTGGTCGCGCTGATGTTCCGCGCCCGCATGCTGGCCTGGGTCCATGCGAAGCCGGGGCGCCAGCTGCAGGGCAGGGCGCTCACCAATGCCACCGTGGTCTCGGGCGCGGTGCTGGGCGTGCTGGTCACCGTCTCCTCGATCGGCGCGGGCGCGATCGGCGCCACCTTGCTGGTCATGCTGTATCCGCGCCTGACGTCTGCCGAGGTGGCCGGCACCGACATCGCCTACGCGGTCCCGCTGACGGCCATCGCCGCCGTCGGTCACTGGTGGCTGGGCTCGATCGACTGGATGCTGCTGCTGACCCTGCTCATTGGTTCGGTGCCGGGCATTACGCTGGGCGCGATGGCGGCGCGCAAGGTACCCGAACGCGTGCTGCGCGGCTTGCTCGCGACCACGCTGACCGGTGTCGCGGCCAAGCTGGTCTTCTGA
- the cysT gene encoding sulfate ABC transporter permease subunit CysT, whose product MTSIAQPRRSPGRVIPGFGLSLGFTLFYLALIVLIPLSAVFLNTFTMSWEAFWSAVTSERVVASYKLSFGASLIAAFINVIFGGIVAWVLVRYSFPGKRIVDALVDLPFALPTAVAGITLTALYSHNGLIGEQLARLGIKVAFTPLGIVLALTFIGLPFVVRTVQPVLEEAERELEEAAASLGASPLQTFWRVVLPSIVPALLTGFALAFARATGEYGSVIFIAGNLPMVSEITPLFIITKLEQYDYAGATAIAVVMLVVSFILLLAINLLQAWTRKRAGKK is encoded by the coding sequence ATGACATCGATCGCACAGCCGCGCAGGTCGCCGGGCCGGGTAATACCGGGTTTCGGCCTGTCGCTCGGCTTCACGCTGTTCTACCTTGCGCTGATCGTCCTGATTCCGCTCTCGGCCGTCTTCCTGAACACCTTCACCATGAGCTGGGAAGCGTTCTGGAGCGCCGTCACCTCCGAGCGCGTGGTGGCCTCGTACAAGCTGAGCTTTGGCGCCTCGCTGATCGCCGCCTTCATCAACGTGATCTTCGGCGGCATCGTGGCCTGGGTGCTGGTGCGCTACAGCTTCCCGGGCAAGCGCATCGTCGACGCCCTGGTCGACCTGCCGTTCGCGCTGCCCACCGCGGTGGCCGGCATCACGCTCACCGCCCTGTACTCGCACAACGGCCTGATCGGCGAGCAGCTCGCCAGGCTCGGCATCAAGGTGGCGTTCACGCCGCTGGGCATCGTGCTGGCGCTGACCTTCATCGGCCTGCCCTTCGTGGTGCGTACGGTGCAGCCGGTGCTCGAAGAAGCCGAGCGCGAGCTGGAAGAAGCCGCCGCCAGCCTGGGCGCCTCGCCGCTGCAGACCTTCTGGCGCGTGGTGCTGCCCTCGATCGTGCCGGCGCTGCTGACCGGCTTCGCGCTGGCCTTCGCGCGCGCCACCGGCGAATACGGTTCGGTGATCTTCATCGCGGGCAACCTGCCGATGGTCTCCGAGATCACGCCGCTGTTCATCATCACCAAACTCGAGCAGTACGACTACGCGGGCGCCACCGCGATTGCCGTGGTCATGCTGGTCGTCTCGTTCATCCTGCTGCTGGCGATTAACCTGCTGCAGGCATGGACCCGCAAACGGGCAGGGAAGAAATGA
- the phaP gene encoding TIGR01841 family phasin (Members of this family are phasins (small proteins associated with inclusions such as PHA granules). Note that several different families of phasins have been named PhaP despite very little sequence similarity to each other.), whose amino-acid sequence MFAIPEQFSNATKANLESQFALMSSLTAKTFESMEKLVELNISTARSALEESSNVTRQLLGAKDPQEFFSLTASQAQPSAEKALSYNRQLAAIASGTGAEFSKAAESQIVETNRKVIALVDEVSKNAPAGSESFVAAVKTAISNANAGYEQFSKTSKQAAEAIENNVNAAVSQFSATARKATATASAATQSAAA is encoded by the coding sequence ATGTTTGCAATTCCTGAGCAGTTCTCGAATGCTACCAAAGCCAACCTGGAATCGCAGTTCGCACTGATGTCCTCGCTGACCGCCAAGACCTTCGAAAGCATGGAGAAGCTGGTCGAGCTGAACATCAGTACCGCCCGCAGCGCCCTGGAAGAGTCGTCGAACGTGACCCGCCAGCTGCTGGGCGCCAAGGATCCACAAGAATTCTTCTCGCTCACCGCTTCGCAAGCCCAGCCGAGTGCAGAAAAAGCCCTGTCGTACAACCGCCAGCTGGCCGCCATCGCCAGCGGCACCGGCGCCGAGTTCTCGAAGGCCGCCGAGAGCCAGATCGTCGAAACCAACCGCAAGGTCATCGCCCTGGTCGACGAAGTGAGCAAGAACGCCCCGGCCGGTTCGGAAAGCTTCGTTGCCGCCGTCAAGACCGCGATCAGCAACGCCAACGCCGGCTACGAGCAGTTCAGCAAGACCAGCAAGCAGGCTGCCGAAGCGATCGAAAACAACGTCAACGCCGCGGTGAGCCAGTTTTCGGCGACTGCTCGCAAGGCTACCGCTACCGCATCCGCTGCGACCCAGTCGGCTGCCGCCTAA
- a CDS encoding IclR family transcriptional regulator: MEASAASAPALAKTSIQVIERMMALLDALANYSDPVSLKELSKVSGLHPSTAHRILNDMVVTRFVDRVEPGTYRLGMRLLELGNVVKSRLSVREAALDYMRALHKKTQQTVNLSVRQGDEIVYIDRAYSERSGMQVVRAIGGRAPLHLTSTGKLFLSIDDAKAIRAYATRTGLAGHNKNSITDLARFERELSLVRARGYARDNEELELGVRCMAAGIHDDSGKLVAGLSISAPADRLQEEWLEDLVQTASSISATLGYRPNPAI, translated from the coding sequence ATGGAAGCGTCGGCGGCATCCGCCCCGGCTTTGGCCAAGACCTCGATCCAGGTGATCGAGCGCATGATGGCGCTGCTGGACGCACTGGCCAATTATTCCGATCCGGTGAGCCTGAAGGAATTGTCGAAGGTGTCGGGGCTGCATCCGTCCACCGCCCATCGCATCCTGAACGACATGGTGGTCACGCGCTTCGTCGACCGCGTCGAACCGGGCACCTATCGGCTCGGCATGCGCCTGCTGGAACTGGGCAATGTGGTGAAGAGCCGCCTGTCGGTACGCGAAGCGGCGCTCGACTACATGCGCGCCCTGCACAAGAAGACCCAGCAGACCGTGAACCTGTCGGTGCGCCAGGGCGACGAGATCGTGTATATCGATCGCGCCTATTCCGAGCGCTCGGGCATGCAGGTGGTGCGCGCGATCGGCGGCCGGGCGCCGCTGCACCTGACCTCGACCGGCAAGCTGTTCCTGTCGATCGACGACGCCAAGGCGATCCGCGCCTATGCCACGCGCACCGGCCTGGCTGGCCACAACAAGAATTCGATCACCGACCTGGCGCGCTTCGAGCGCGAACTGAGCCTGGTGCGGGCGCGCGGCTATGCGCGCGACAACGAGGAGCTGGAGCTGGGCGTGCGCTGCATGGCGGCGGGCATCCACGACGACAGCGGCAAGCTGGTGGCGGGCCTGTCGATCTCGGCCCCGGCCGACCGCCTGCAGGAAGAATGGCTGGAAGACCTGGTGCAGACCGCTTCCAGCATTTCGGCAACGCTGGGCTATCGTCCGAATCCAGCGATCTGA